The Mercurialis annua linkage group LG8, ddMerAnnu1.2, whole genome shotgun sequence genome window below encodes:
- the LOC126662298 gene encoding uncharacterized protein LOC126662298, with product MVVSWLNRSVSATITQSLSGIDNAIDIWNDLRERYSQGDATRIGDLYEEIYALKQNNLSVSEYFTALKIIWDELTGLRPIPSCICLTRCACGVSNRIKSYHQDDHVIKFLKGLNENFAQIRSHISMTEPLPAINKVFSLVLEFERQLGLSQTGVTDSKVFFTKGMSNSESNDA from the coding sequence ATGGTTGTTTCATGGCTAAACAGGTCAGTTTCTGCAACCATAACTCAAAGTCTATCTGGTATTGATAATGCAATAGACATATGGAATGATTTGAGAGAAAGGTATTCTCAAGGTGATGCAACCAGAATTGGTGATCTTTATGAAGAAATCTATGCTTTAAAGCAGAATAATCTGTCTGTTAGTGAGTATTTTACAGCACTCAAAATTATATGGGATGAATTGACAGGCTTAAGGCCTATTCCTAGTTGTATTTGTCTAACTAGATGTGCTTGTGGAGTGtcaaatagaattaaaagtTATCATCAAGATGATCATGTTATAAAGTTTCTCAAAGGATTGAATGAGAATTTTGCTCAGATTAGGTCTCATATTTCTATGACTGAGCCTTTACCTGCCATCAACAAAGTGTTTTCTTTAGTTCTTGAATTTGAAAGGCAATTGGGACTAAGTCAGACCGGTGTAACTGATTCTAaagttttttttacaaaagGAATGAGTAATTCAGAAAGCAATGATGCTTAA